The Equus caballus isolate H_3958 breed thoroughbred chromosome 19, TB-T2T, whole genome shotgun sequence DNA window tgctgtattcagtttgctgatattttgttgaggatgtttccatgtatgttcatcaacattattggcatataattttccttctttgtgttgtccctgtTGGGTTTTGGgatcaaggtgatgttggcctcgtaaaatgtgctaggaagtgttccatcttcttcaactttttggaagagtttgagaaggataggtattaaatcctctttgaatgtgTGATAGAAGTCTCCAGAgtagccatctggtcctggacttttatattTGGGGCGATTTCGGATGACTGTTTCAAtctatttacttgtgattggtctattcagattctctatttctttttgattcagttttgggaggttgtatgagtctaagaatttatccacttcttctaggttatccaatttgtgggcatatagtttttcaaagtattctcttatagtcctttgtatttgttttagtatccattgcaatttctcctctttcatttccaattttatttatttgagccttctctctttttttcttagtgagtctggctaagggtttgtcaattttgttcatcttcttaaagaactagctcttagtttcatgagtcatttctactgcttttttggtttcgatttcatttatttctgctctaatttttgttatttccctcatTCTACGACTTTGggctctctttgtttttctttttctaattctgtcaggTGAGGTTTGAGAGgcttatttgagatattttttgttCGTTAAGGTGGGCCTGCACTGCTATgatttccctcttatgaccacATTTGCTACATCCTGTATGAATTGGTATGGtacatttgcattttcatttgtctccagatattttttgatttctatttaatttcttcaatgatcatTGTTGTTCACTACGGTGTTGTTTAGTCTCttcatatttgtcactttcctagcttttttcttgcagttgatttccggtttcacagcattgtggtcagaaaaggtgcttgatatgatgtcaatcttcttaaatttattgaggcttgccttatttcccaatatatggtctatcttggagaataatccatgtgcccttgagacaaatgtgtattctgctgtttttgggtggaatgttctccatatatctattaagtccatctagtgaaatgtttcatttaattccactatttccttgttgactttctgtctcgATGGTctatccattaatgtaagtgggatgttaaggtcccctaccattatgttgttgttgttaatgtctccttttaggtcaattaatagttgctATATGTGCTTTGGTGCTCGCGtgttggatgcatatatatttataaatattatgtcctcttggtggagagtcccttttatcattatatatggctcctctttgtctcttgtcttttttatcttgaaatctattttgtctgatataagtatggcaatacctgctttcttttgtctgcaattagcttgaagtattgtctcccattccttcaccctgagcctatgtttgtctttagagctgagatgtgtttcctggaggcagcatattcttgggtcttattttttaatccatcctgcgactctgtgtcttttgactggggaattcaatctatttacatttagagtgattattgatatatgaaggcttaatgctgctattttgtcacttgttttccagttgttctgtatttcccttgtttctcatacCTCGTATTTCAGACTGCCAATGCAGTTTGTTGATTCtctatgattttctcttttctctttatttatcattcatgGCTTTGCTCTGATGTTTTGTTTAGTCATTACtctgaggtttgtataaaaggtcttgTAGATatgatagtccattttctgatagcctcttatttccttagtctaaggaggttccatccttttcctcttccctaagttattgttgtcataacttattccatcttgtattgtgagtttgtggtttaaatgaaatgattatagttatttttgatgttttcctttctatGATCTTTAATGTTGTAATTAACtctttgctaacctgttctgatagacagctgcaattttctgattttgtctgcctatttatctccttgctcacaGCTTTGTAAacatgttgtctttttttttttgcaggagtAAAAGActtcttgataatttcttgtaggggagacggtcttgtggtgatgaactccctcaggttttgtttatctgggaaagtttttatttctccatcatatctgaaggatgttttcactggatagactattcttggctgaaagattttgtctttctgaattttgaatatatcattctgcCCTCTCCTAGcctctaaggtttctgctgagaaatccagtGGAAGCCTGATAAGGATTCctctgtaggttattttcttctgccttgctgtccttaacatttttttctttgtcattgacatttgccagttttactactatatgccttgaggAAGGTcgttttacattgatgtaattaggagtcatattagcttcttttacttgtgaTTCCAGtgctttccccaggtttgggaagtcctcagctattatttcttggaACAAGTTCTTTGCTCCTCTTTCCCGctgttctccctctggaatacctgtaatccttatgctACATTTCCTAATCGAGTcagatatttttctaagaatttcttcatttctttttagttttcgttctctctcctcctccacctgaagcatttctatatttccatcctctaaattgctaattctgtcctccataatatcagctctgttattttaGGGATCCAGCTTTTTCCTTATCTCATTCATCATGTTTTTCATCTCCCCcatttctggtttttctttatagtttcaatctcttttgtgaagaattccctctgttcattaattgtATTCCTGATCTCATTgcactttctgagttttcttgcaacttgtttaggtttttttatgatagctattttgaattctctgtcacgtagattataaatttctgtggcttcagggttggtttctggagaattgtcattttcctcatGCTCTGAATTACTACTATAGTTTCTCATgatgtttgatgaactgatcttTTTCTGGCATATTTCTGGTcatatcaggtcacagattccaccagCTACtgctagggggaagcaggagctgtgtttctgatcccacccctTTGGTTGGAAGTTGTAGGAATCCTTTGGGTGCTTGTGCTGGCTCAGAAGGCATTTGCCCAGGTGCATAGATCTGCCACCACCTCTTCTAATGGTTGTGCTgatgctgtgcttggtgggtagGGCTTCCTCAAGAGGTCAGAGCCAGGTCAAGTCCTTGGGACCACTGTGGCATGGTGGGCTCACCCACCAGCCAGGAAAGTGTTCATGCATGgactaagtatttatttttaaacatatgttaTAGTTCCCATTGAGTTGTCATAGACACTAATAAGTGGAACTATCTAGAAAACACACTTTAATGTTTCATAGAATGTTCAAAGGGCTGCTGAAATTTTCCCAGGCTTAAATTTGTGTAAAAGCACTCCTCTGAATTCCAATTATTAGGGCatcattttaaacatttcctgAGAATTAATTAGCTTGTAAAATATATTCACAGTTTTCCATATTAAGACTCACAGTGATAGTATATAGGACCTCTTATATATGCCTGGATTCAGATACGGTGTGCCCCAGTGAAGAAGTATTTTTGCTCTTTAAAACTGGGTTGttcttttcacatattttggaCCAATATGTCAAACAAGtaaagatttaaatgaaaaaccaacAATCAGATAAGTTTGACCATTGTCATAGTCATGGTCATAGCCTGCGTAAGTCAGACTTTGGAGATGGAACACGAAGCATAAAAAGGGAGCTTATTGTATGCTCATCAGAAAACATTAAAACTGATCAACAATATTCTGAAACAAATAGCTACAAATTCTGAAACAAATAGCCACCATCTGATATCTCTCATTGGTGTTATTCAGTCATATGTCATGAATTCTCATTCTGTCAACCCTGGCTCAACAGTCTATGTTCTTGAAGTCATCTGTTCCCCGGCCCTGTAGTCCTGGAGTCCCGAGTGTTAGGTCCCCCCTGGTGTTTGCTCTGGTAGTCAAGTTAGCTTCTTCTAGGAAGGCTGTAAGCATGGGTCTGTTTCAGGTATCCCTTTCTCAGGCTTTCCTTGTCTGACATTTCTTCCAGAAGACCCAATCTCTGGTCTGTAGCTTCTCTAGGGACCTTCAGTCAAAAATGAAGGGAGCAGAGAAACCATGTGTTGATACCAGGCAGGTTAACGTATTAGAGTAGCTAACATTGTCAGAATAGAGGAGAGTGGAATCTGTATTGGGGTGAGGTAGATAAGTGCATGGGTTCCCATAATTATTTCATGAAGACTCCACTGATAATTAACCTAAGGAGAAAATGTATTAATGGACAGTGAAAACACAGACTAATCTGTATGTAAAGCATGTGCCACAATTGCTGCCAATTGACATAAGTGTTTTAAACCAAGGAATAAAATATTCTCAGAAGCCAATTCATTGACAGTCTTTGTGTTGGGCCTTGCACTTGAATTCAAGTGTGCTTTTCCCCACTCTGCAAGAGTATCCAAATTGCTGAAAACTTATTCATATTTGTTACCAAACCCAAACACAGGTTCATTTACCTGCCATACAGTAGggccaataaagaaaaaactgaaacacCAGTCTTGTGGCAAGAAAAGACCTTTAGTATTGAAAGAGGAGGAGATGGGAGttagaactcagatccacctccttGAAGGGAAAAAGGTAGGTTTTTCTCtagggttttaggtaggggaaggAGAACATGTGCTGGGGTTTTATGTAGGTGGGTGGGAGCCTGTGGCCATGCAGGTTAGGGCCTTCCTGCCAGCCTGTGTTgggccttgaagactgaatttctttttccttgaccaactggacttttctggttagttttcatcttcagcctgctTTTGGCTttgtgaggctgaatcttgatgtctggaccttgactttctgggaaagacagctcactcaCATACTAAGGAGGGATAGAAAGACctggttagtttttttttttaaagattttatttttcctttttctccccaaagccacctggtacatagttgtgtatttttagttgtgggtccttctaattgtggcatgtgggatgctgcctcagcatggcttgatgagtggtaccacgtccgcgcccaagatccaaactggtgaaacactgggccactgaagcagagagcgcgaacctaaccactcagcaacggggctggccccaagacctGGTTTGTTTTGAGCAACAGTTGATTATGCTGAATGTGCACAGCTGCAGGTAGCAAAGCTTCTTTCAAAGTTTTTTGCTCTAGGGAagattttttaacttcttcatgcTTGGTTTTGTTAACCCCTACCCATGCAAAACCCagattaaatattcttttttatttatcagtttttctctgttttttttttttcttttttgctgaggaaattgTCCCTTAGCTAagttctgttgccaatcttcctctttttgcttgagaaaggttgttcctagctaacatccatgccaatcttcctctattttgtgtgtgggatgctgccagagcatggcccaACCAGCGGTGTGtgggtcctcacctgggatccaaacctgtgaactccaggctacgaaagcagagtgtgcaaatttaagtgctatgccactgggccagcccctatctctATGTTTTTAACATCCTTCGATGCTTGAGAGTGCCATGTCATGGGTTTTGGGGGTGGGTAGCAAGCCTTTGGTGATACCTAGCAGCCAAAAACACAAggccaattttattcttttgaatttggGGCTCAGCATCAGAAAATAGCAACATGCAAGAGTTGTTGCTCCGTGTGAGTACAGGTGTCTGAGGAGAAGAAAGGTCATAGTGTTGGCATGATATTAATCAGACTAACAGTCTTGTAGATGTCACAGCAGAAGGTAACATAACAAACTCCCAGCATTTTCAGAAGTGAGGAATCTCCTATCGTTCTGTTAATTCTATCTTATCATTCTATTGATTTGCTTAAAATTAAGACTACTCATTTATGTTAAGTGAGGTAATAACTCTCTGCCATCGGGTAGAATAGACAGAggtaaaataataacattttagcGCATCAGGTGGAAAAGAGACTGTGATCCAACATCATTTCTCTTCCAGGCTAGCAGTTCTTCCTCTCTATGATTCACacgcttttaaaaattaattaattttaatctaTTTCAGTGTGTAGATACTTTAAatgtgcatacatatttacagTTATATGAAATTACAAAAATGAGAATATCTAAAGCTTTCAactttagtatttaaaatataagctTATCAAGTATAAGACAATATTCTTAGAACACAGATTTTTAACTTCTTAATTTGAAtgtcattaagaaaaaatatgtttgtatagtcaaaataaaagtaacaataattCCGTATTGATGAGGgacttttgctctctctctctctttttttttaacctcagagTCAGGCAGGCTGCATTTGGCCCAagcttaccttttctttttttttaagatatactttttggtaaggaagattggccctgagctaacataggttgccaatcttccttttttttttccctccccaaagccacaacatatatatcctagttgcaggttattctacttcttctatgtgggatgctgccacagcaaggcttgatgagcagtgcataggtccttgccaaggatcccaaccagcgaacacCAGGCTGACAAAGAGaagggtgaacttaaccactgggccacagggctggccccttctgtttttaatcaaattaatttCCTGAGAATGTTCCAGGTCAATTACTCCCATTCGATATCAGCCCAAGTTTTTAAAGCAAAGTAAGAATCTTGGAATCACATATTTTATCCATGTTCAAGAATAATACAATCACTGTTGAAACTAAAGTGACTATCAAAATGCCACTACACTTCAACACATGGGAGCTCTGAAAATGTCTGCAGTGGCTGCCTCTCAGCAAAGACTCCCCAGTGGGTTTGTGGTAGTTGCTCTGAGACTAATTGGTGGCACTTGAGTCACAGGTCTTTTGGAACTGTGAGCCACAGTTGGGGGAATCTTCCAAACACAGAGGGGTTTAGATGCTCAGTAGCTAAAATGAATGACAACTGTCAGCTGCATGTAACAGAGAAGCCAGTTATTTTCTCACATCATAAGCAGCTCAGAGGCAGGCAGTTCAAGACTGGGGCAGTGAATCAACAATGTCATCTAATGTTGTCTCTGTAGCATGTTGACTTGTTGCCTAACGGGTCCAAGAGGCTGCCCCTGGCCAGCACATCTAGGTTCaagacaggaagaaggaacagagtTGTGCTGTGCCCTTTTCCCCTTTTATCAGGAAGGCAAAAGCTTTTCTAGAAACCCTCGACAGACATCTGCTTACATCTCACTGACTAGAATTGCATCAAGAAAAGCCTGGAAACAAAGGAAGCTGGGGAATTATTTTGCTGCTAAAAGTGGACTTTTGCGATAGCAAAAAGGTAAAACTGGAGACAGAGTGAGCAGTGAGCACGGTTTGCTTCGATTAGCACTTCCCCTGAAAGGGCAATTGGAATCACCCCTTCTCCCCATGTGCTTCTCTACCCTGTGGAGTGAAGCCAACCTGGCAGGGGCAGGACCTCTCAGTCCCCAGCCAGTGGGGGTGGCGGGCGTTGCCGTTGGAAGTGCTGGTCACAGGCTGCAGAGCCCCTAGCCCACATTCTCCTCAGCCTCGGTGATGTCACACTGGGACTTCTGCCTTCCACCCTGGGCTGTGGCTTGGGGGCTCACTATGTCTTCAACAGTCGCTATGGATATAGGGCTCCTGGAGCCAGTATCGGCGAGGGTGCCTGTGGGCACTGGAGGTGCCGCCATGCCGCTCTCTTGCGGGGTGGCAGACCTCAGGACCCACTTCCCTGGATGCTCCCGAGCCTGTTCGCTGCCTTCAATGTCGAGCTGCTGCTCATCCTCAGTGGCCTCTTCTTCGCATTCCCGTGAGTCTCCCACCCAGGCCAGCAGGTTTCtgacagacacagaaagaaaaagagatgatgaTAGCATGGAGCAGGAGAAGTGCAGAAGAGGGGTCAGGGAAGGGAGATATTCTAGGCAGAGGGCCCTGaatgtgcaaaggcactgaggcatAGAGTACTTGGTGCCCCTGGGAGCTGGTGGTGGTGGGTAGTGTTGGGTGACATCTGGTGGAGCCTCTGTGGATCTGTCACTAGCCTGGATATTTATGGCAGGCTTTAAGGTCTATGAGTCCTGACCAGGTGGACTGAGTCCTGGGGGGAGCTCAGGACCTCCCGCAGATCAGGGCTGAGTCCTGCTCTGGTCTCAGTTGCAGATGGCTGGTCCAGAACAGGGAGTGGGTCGATCCCGTTGTCACAGGCCCCCTCTTCATCCTGACTTTCTTCAGTCTCGTTTCCCTCAATGTGTCAGACCCTGGCATCTTGCATCAAGGTGAGTTCTCAGCCCCTGGGAGAAGGAGGTAGCAGCCTAAAGGCTCCTGCCTGCAAAGATGATTCCTAACGTGCTCCCCACTCCCCTTCTTGGCCTCAAgaccccttctccccacatcctcctcTGCTTGGGCCCTGCTTCTGTGCTTCATTTCCCAATCCACCGGGATGTGGAAAACAGAATTCCGGAGGTTTCCAGTTGCCTTGGAGGGGAGGGCGGGGCAGgccagggagagaagccaggtATTGACAACCACTcagttctctcctccttcccactgCACACACTCCTTAAAGCATCAATCCcagttccaaaggcctgtgtcgTCACAGAGCTCCTCTGGCTGGAAATTACCTTCCCTTGGGCTACCAGCCTCTCCCAGTTTGGTCAGGCAGCTGAGTGGGGACCGGGAATTCCCATGCCCACCTGCTCCCCACCCTTCCTGGAGCCCTGTGATGCTGTggggctgcccccacccctgccagcagCTGAGTGATGGAagggctcctgctgctgcccaaTCCTCTTCCCATGCCAGGCTCCAACGAACTGGGCCCCATGATGGTGCCTGTGGTGTGGGTGAACCACAGGGCCTTCCGCCTGCAGTGGTGCCCAAGGTGCTGCTTCCACCACCTGCCCCGGACCCACCACTGCCCATGGTGCAACATTTGCGTGGAGGTGAGTGCCCCTCTCATCTGCCCACCTGCCCCCCACCCACTGCCCTGCCCAGCACCTGGCTGGGACTAGAAGGTCCACTTACTTGGGGTGCCCGTGGCAGGTGTGAAACCACTTCCAGAACTGCTAAATGCCAAGAGTGGCAGTCACTCCCAGCCACTCTTGGTCACTCATGCAGGTCACTGCATCTGTGCCTGCAGCTGTCCTGGGAGGCTGGCCCTTGCCTAGCCAGGTGCTGACAGGCACAGGTGCATCCACATCTATGCTTGCCCTGGTCAGGCCAGGGGGAGGAAAGGCACCCTTGTCCTACACCAGGCCTCGCTGACACTAGATGCCCCAGGGCCCTGTGGCCAGCTGCAGGCCCGGCCTGGGAGGATTTGCCTGTCCTCTTCTGGGGTTCCATGCCAGACAATCAACTGTGTTCTGAGAGCTTGTCTCTCTCGTGCATGGCCTGCCAAGGTTTACAAATGTGCTGTCTTATCTGCTACTTACAAAACCCTGGGAGGCTGGTGAGGGGATGTCAACCTTACTCTCATTCAgtggatgaggaaagagaggcccCAAGATATTCTCTGTCCTGCCCAAGGTTACACCAGGATGTTCCCACAGAAGGCCAGGCAGGCCTAGTCTCTAGAGGCCTCTTGACAGGTGACCTTGAGCCACAGAGCCCTGAAGTGCTCTAACCACAGAAAAGCCAGCGATTGGGACTTTGTGGCTTCATTTCTCCCAGGAAACAGAGCCAGTGCCGGGGACCAGCTAGCCTAGGGGTCTAGGGTAAGGCGCAGGTTTGGGGGCTATGGAGGCCAGGCCAGGTCCTGCAGGGGAGCCCTCCATCCTCTTGCCCAGGACTTTGACCGCCACTGCAAGTGGGTCAACAACTGCGTCTGTCACCCCAATTTCCGTGTCTTCATGCTGTAGGTCCTGTCGCTATGCCTGTTCTCGGGCGCCATGCTGGTCACCGTCCTGATGTTCCCAGTGTACAGGACTCAGCTTCCCTTCTCTATGGACGAGATCGTCGCGTATCCGCCAGGCTGTGGCGCCCTCCAGGGGAgcagtggggagggcagggacagCCAAGGGACAGACCAGGTCACAGGGGCGGGGCGAGCGGTGGGCGGGGTCCGAGAGAGGAGCCGTTTGGGAGGATCAGTCTGGGAGGAGTGAGGGCGGTAGGGTCGGGGAGATGGGCGGGTCTCGAAGGCTCTGCGGAGAGTTGAGAATCTAGCAGCGAGGTGGATGGAGGTGGGCAGAAGGTGGCCCGGGGCCTGGACAGCAGGGTGGGGTGAGGTTTACCCGGGACTGGAGCGCAGGGAGAGGATGGACACTCGGGTTGTGGGCTGCGCCGTTGGGGCGGAGCCTGGGTGAGGGGCGGGGCCAACGAGGACCGTTGTGGGCACAGCTCCTTAGCTCGTGGGCAGCAACCTCGTGGCCGTACCCGCCGCCGGCTTCCTGGAGCCTCTCTTCGTGCTGCTGCTCATCAAGGCCAGGTCGGTGAGCGCGGCCGAGCGCTGCCACGAGGGCAAGGTACGTGGGCCCGGGGGAGCCACGACACCAGGCTAGGACGGTCCCCTTGTCCCTCCCCTTTCTGCTGTTTCTCCACCGCCCTGGTCCTCATGGCCTGAACTCCCTCGAAGGTACCTCGTTAGCCTTAAGATCCTGATTCAGCTCCCCTGTCGCCTCCACTGGGGCTCGGTGTCAGTCTCTCTCCTGGGTGCCCTGCGTCCAGggccttctgtgtgccaggcggCGCGTGCATTATTTTCACGCTGCGCGGAGTGGTGAGTAAGGCTCCATCCTGCGCTGGTGTTGAGGAGGAGCCTGAAGTCAGAATAACTCCCGCCAGACGCCGGTCAACACTGAGAGAGGGGCCCGCCCACGCTGTGCAGCACAGACTCAGAGAGGGAACGGAGAGTTCAGAGAGGACCGCGGTGGAGAGGGTTTTGGGTGGgcggagggcagaggggagggcggTGCAGGTGAGGGGCACAGCTTGCAAAAAGGCAGGGATGCCCGAAAGTCTGCGGACTGTTGACAAGACGGTGAGGAGACGGTTGTAATTGGAGCAGAGAGTGGATGGGAAATGAAGTGGCCTGCTTGGCATTGGGCAGGTGGGAAAGGCTGAGAACGTCAGCTGGAGAGTTTAGTCTTGGGACCTGGAAACCTGGGAGCCACGgcaggattttgtttgtttgtttgtttttacatacagtaaaattcaccctttttaagCACCCAGTTCTATGAGTGTGgacaagcatggacagtcctGGTAGCTACCACCATATTTAAAATTCAGAACAGTTCCATCAGCCCCGAAATTCTCTGATGGTCCTTTGTAGTCAGTTTGTCCCGTACCtgctgcccctggcaaccactgcgTTGTACTATCCCCACAGAGTTTCTCTTTCCAGAACCTCCTATAAATGGAATTCACAGCCTTTTGAGTCTGGTGTCTTTCACATCGCATAATTGacctgagattcatccatgttgttgcctaTATGAGTAGTGTCTTCCTTTTACTGCTGGTCACTGTTCCGTCCTATGGATCTACCAcagcttgtttatccatttgccaACTGcaggatatttgagttgtttccaatttttggtaATCATAAAAAAGCGgccataaacatttgtgtacagttcCGTGAAgataagttttcatttatttttggtaaatAGGTAAGAGTGGCCTTGCTGGGTTCTATGGTAACTGAATGTTTCACTTTGTAAGCAACTGCcaaattatcttccaaaatgcctgtaccattttgcattcccacaagcaacgtatgagaattccagttgcttcTGCATCCTCACTGACATTTGGcagtcaggttttttttttttttttccattttagctaGTCTAAG harbors:
- the LOC111768970 gene encoding palmitoyltransferase ZDHHC19 isoform X5, with translation MLPSLFAAFNVELLLILSGLFFAFPCRWLVQNREWVDPVVTGPLFILTFFSLVSLNVSDPGILHQGSNELGPMMVPVVWVNHRAFRLQWCPRCCFHHLPRTHHCPWCNICVEVLSLCLFSGAMLVTVLMFPVYRTQLPFSMDEIVANLVAVPAAGFLEPLFVLLLIKARSVSAAERCHEGKHYSQWLRRGSNPSAH
- the LOC111768970 gene encoding palmitoyltransferase ZDHHC19 isoform X2; the encoded protein is MLPSLFAAFNVELLLILSGLFFAFPCRWLVQNREWVDPVVTGPLFILTFFSLVSLNVSDPGILHQGSNELGPMMVPVVWVNHRAFRLQWCPRCCFHHLPRTHHCPWCNICVEVLSLCLFSGAMLVTVLMFPVYRTQLPFSMDEIVANLVAVPAAGFLEPLFVLLLIKARSVSAAERCHEGKDQEGKKLKHQACVKERDLLSKGNQMSRWELELRSISSKGKSTIHNG
- the LOC111768970 gene encoding palmitoyltransferase ZDHHC19 isoform X3 encodes the protein MLPSLFAAFNVELLLILSGLFFAFPCRWLVQNREWVDPVVTGPLFILTFFSLVSLNVSDPGILHQGSNELGPMMVPVVWVNHRAFRLQWCPRCCFHHLPRTHHCPWCNICVEVLSLCLFSGAMLVTVLMFPVYRTQLPFSMDEIVANLVAVPAAGFLEPLFVLLLIKARSVSAAERCHEGKDQEGKKLKHQACVKERDLLSKGNQMSRWELELRSISSKGKSCIS
- the LOC111768970 gene encoding palmitoyltransferase ZDHHC19 isoform X4; protein product: MLPSLFAAFNVELLLILSGLFFAFPCRWLVQNREWVDPVVTGPLFILTFFSLVSLNVSDPGILHQGSNELGPMMVPVVWVNHRAFRLQWCPRCCFHHLPRTHHCPWCNICVEVLSLCLFSGAMLVTVLMFPVYRTQLPFSMDEIVANLVAVPAAGFLEPLFVLLLIKARSVSAAERCHEGKEGKSFSRNPRKTSAYISLTRISSRKARKRGKL
- the LOC111768970 gene encoding palmitoyltransferase ZDHHC19 isoform X1; translation: MLPSLFAAFNVELLLILSGLFFAFPCRWLVQNREWVDPVVTGPLFILTFFSLVSLNVSDPGILHQGSNELGPMMVPVVWVNHRAFRLQWCPRCCFHHLPRTHHCPWCNICVEVLSLCLFSGAMLVTVLMFPVYRTQLPFSMDEIVANLVAVPAAGFLEPLFVLLLIKARSVSAAERCHEGKDQEGKKLKHQACVKERDLLSKGNQMSRWELELRSISSKGKRKAKAFLETLERHLLTSR